One genomic segment of Arachis duranensis cultivar V14167 chromosome 4, aradu.V14167.gnm2.J7QH, whole genome shotgun sequence includes these proteins:
- the LOC107485330 gene encoding very-long-chain aldehyde decarbonylase CER3-like, protein MNDEKETCMRRGPGARDMYEEGPGGIELWILRGGVHVLWSSYSHMLFLNRNRKILQQGVDFKQIDLEWDWDNFLILQALVGSMACYVFPFLQDLPLWNMKGVVATMILHVGVSEPLYYWMHRKFHEHHFLFTHYHSLHHSSPVPGPFTAGNAILLEHLVLTVVIGIPVLGESLF, encoded by the exons ATGAATGATGAGAAAGAGACATGTATGAGGAGGGGGCCAGGGGCCAGAGACATGTATGAGGAGGGGCCAGGGGGCATTGAACTATGGATTCTAAGAGGAGGAGTTCATGTTCTGTGGAGTTCTTATAGTCATATGCTTTTTCTCAATCGAAATCGAAAGATCCTTCAACAAGGTGTGGATTTCAAGCAGATTGATCTAGAATGGGACTG GGACAACTTCTTGATTCTTCAAGCACTAGTTGGGTCCATGGCTTGCTATGTGTTTCCATTTCTTCAAGATCTTCCATTATGGAATATGAAAGGTGTTGTTGCTACTATGATTCTGCACGTGGGAGTCTCAGAGCCACTTTACTATTGGATGCATAGAAAGTTTCATGAACATCACTTTCTTTTCACTCATTACCATTCACTTCATCATTCTTCTCCTGTTCCGGGGCCATTTACTG CTGGAAATGCAATACTATTGGAGCATCTTGTTTTGACAGTGGTGATAGGAATCCCTGTTTTAGGGGAATCCCTGTTTTAG